Below is a genomic region from Nymphalis io chromosome 16, ilAglIoxx1.1, whole genome shotgun sequence.
ACCACAAGCAAGGTTTCTTTTAGCAAAATGCTCAGTTGAACTCAAATCGTAAGTAATTGATTAATCTTctaaatcaataaaatgtttactcATTATTTAGAAATAGTCAATGTTTGTTGTTTCTGCAAACCAAGATGACATATTCTTATTAAgattgatttatatatgtatattgtatatgtggTCACaacatcacaaaaaaaaaaagaattcttTTATACCTTCATTGCGTTATGATAGTATAGCAGTATGGACGtagtattaactttattaacatAGTGTATTTTCTTGAAAATATTGATTTGCTTcaccaataataaaaaaattacttttcacTTTACAGTTACAAAGATGCTGAAATTGCATTAGGAACAAATTTAGATATTGTAGCCTCTGAGTTTGGGGAACAAGCACCGTATGCATTACAACTTCTGgcaaaaatttataacatcacAGAGCGAAGAAGTAAAGCTGCGGAGGCACTTAGGAAAGCATTGTCCTTAAATCCATTTATGTGGAAATCTTTTGCACTTCTATGCAACATGGGGGAAAAAGTAGACCCCCATATTGTATTCCAAATAAATAACACTGAATTTACATTTGGTGTTTCAACATTAGTGAATCTAGTCAGCAATTCTGAAAACATTTCATTTGTTAATAGTAACATTCCTAATAACACTAATATGAATGCTAATGTAACACCAAGTAATGTTGCTACTCGAACTCCTATGTCTATGTCGACGAGTATCACCCCAGAGATTCAAGCTCCTGTTAAACGCATGCATAGTGTATTTAGTGGTATGGCTCCAATACCTTTCTCACCATCATTTGGTATGCTGCCTATGGAAGAATCTCCAGTATTATATACTCCAACTTTAACAGATTCAAATGAGCAGAAAGCTTTACCGAAAATAGTTAACTCTTTAAGAGCACATGTTGGTCAACTGAAAGATGCAGTGTTTAGTCCAGGACCTAGATGTACACTCGGCCCTGCTCCACgaagatcatcacggttgtttAGTAATAACAATAGTAGTTATTcagttaaagaaaataataaatcaccTAGTCGGAAATTTGTAGCTCCTAAAAGCCCttcaagaaaaaataaacagcgTACagccaaaaatataaaaacaaactctgACACTAATGAAAGGAATAAAAGCATAGAAGTTACATCTACGATACCACCAAAGAACACTAATGGTGTAGCCTTGTTACACCTACTAAAAGAGCTAGGAGAGGCTTATAAGTCGCTGTCATTTTTAGATTGTAAAAATGCTATTAAACTATTTCAAGAAATTCCACCCAAACAGCAAGCATCGCCATGGGTGCAGACTATGATAGCTCGAGCTCATTATGAATTAGCACAATATGAGGCAGGAGCTAAAATTTTTTCTGAAATTAGAAAACAATATCCAAATCGTTCAGAAGGCATGGATATTTACAGTACATGTCTCTGGCATCTCCAGCGTGAAGCACAGTTATCAGCATTAGCACAAGAACTGGTAGAACTTAATAGAAATGACTCTATATCCTGGTTAGCAGCAGGCAATTGCTTTTCTCTACATAAAGAACGTGAAACTGCTCTGAAATTTTTCAAACGAGCTGTCCAAATAGACCCTGATGCTGCTTATGCACATGCACTGTTAGGCCATGAATATGCTGTGGCTGAAGAAACTGATAAAGCACTTTCTAGTTTTCGAACTGCAGTTAGTATTGACCCACGTAATTACGTCGCGTGGTTCGGTATAGCGACAGTTTATGCTCGTCAAGAACGTTGGAAAGCATCAGAAGTCCATATACGTCGAGCTTTAGCTATTCATCCCCACTCAGGTGTTTTACGTTGTCAACTCGGTTTAGCTCAAGCAGCTTTAGGTAAAATGGATCGTGCAATAGCAACCCTTGAAAGAGCCGTGTCATTAGACACGGAGAATCCTTTATGTCGCTTTCATAGAGCCTCAGTTTTGTTGCGTGCTGGAAGACCTCAAGATGCTTTGGCTGATTTGCATCATTTAAAAGATATTGCTCCGAGGGAATCATTAGTTTACTATTTACTTGGTAAAGTTCATAATAAATTGGGTAATTCTCATTTAGCTTTAATGCATTTCAGTTGGGCTACTGATTTAGATCCGAAAGGTACCGGTGGACATATAAAAGAAGGTTTTGACCCATCAAAACAAGAAGATGCGCCCGAAAGACCATCTTAAATGTAATCTGACTACTGCAAAATGAACTTTATTGATTTGTCTACATTGGTGGTTTTTGTAGTCATACATGACTGATATCTCTTGTAAATAAGGCGCTCACCTTTCGAACTCCGAATTGACACCAAATCTTCCAAACATAGCTTTATGGAGATCGACTGGTGTGTGACGCATTTAGTTGCTGTAGTAGTAAGTGCGTATGTGGACTTGTTTATATAGAGTAAGTTGTGGATATTCCTAAAGTTATCCtagtttattatgtaatatcttGTATAGAAAATAATccttagaatataaataaataaacatgctATTGAAAGACCTAAAACACACAGGGCCTTGATCTCAATGTGgtgtttttattctaaataaataaactatgcaAATTAATATCATTGACTGCAATTTATTTGACATCGTAATTTCATGATAGGAAACGTCCTTACGTGATTGCGTTTCTAATATcacgaaagtattttttttatctgcttGTAAAAGCTTATACAAGAGAACCGCTGGCGGTGTTTCATTATCATAGATTTTTAGTAATCAATTTTGTAATATAGAATTCTTATACAAATGAAAATCGATAATAtgcatgaaaaatatttgtaatttgataaagtaaaaacttgtaaaaataaaagcaatttaaTGTTCTTGTACTGTTATGTCTATACAATATGTACCCAATGCAGTTAAATTGTGGAACAATACGTGCAGTCTAACAAATATTAGTTCATAGTGtgtatatgaaattatttgtgGCGTTTATCTAATACTAAAATACACTATTGTTTGAATCACAAATCAACTGCTAGCTCTAAAGGCGTACACCACCCCGATTATATGtgaacttataaaaaatatattcaaatacattgtgttttatttcaaacgTCATAAATAATACGAAGTtacaggattttttttatttatttccttaaaattGCATATTGTTCTAATAATTGTGAACTATAGTAAGAAGAAATGGTATTCTAGTTCCCGTTAAAGACGCagaagcatttaaaaaaaagtatttctatATTCTACCGAAAGTAATGACAAGACaacatttctatataatttgttttttatttttttatttaataagcaattCGTTATTTATCTCCATCTGCAATTTGTTGAGCATTacttataagttttaaaaagttaGTTAAAGTTTTAtgcctatatttaaaaaaaaaacacttgtatttcaattattattaaatggaaAAAACTCCCAAACTTTAATtgtcattactttttatttaatgaaaaatcttATGTCTAATACTGCTATAATATTacgattacattattataagtacgcacataatttatacaaatttttgtaGTATTGAATCTAAAGCTTTTCTGACTGTTGGATCATTTAACAGTTTGTTTTGTGATTCTTGCTTGCTCACTGGCGGACTTGCGACAGGCGGAGATTCGGATTTACTTAAAGACTTTTTGTCGTTAAGTATACTCAATATTCTTTGCTGTAAGTCCACTTGAGTTTTACTATTAGTAGTCGTGGTGGTTAATGGCTCACCTAATTCTATCTTGACTTGTTGCTCTCTCCGTtcctttaagaaataaaaatatacgttatttaaGAAGGCACATACAAGCACTTTAGCGCGTAATTATAcagataaaatgaaatgtacAAGCTACCCCCAAATCggaatgtaaaaatgtaaatgtaatcgGATACCATAGAGAAAAAAAATCAGATTGCTGTttttcatattacatatataataatgtgaattattatataattttatttatatacatatactctttgaattgataataatgtgtttatataatattttaagtaataataaaaatagttataaaatgtaacaCTGATGTAAAACCAGGGTTATAATAATGACTGACATTTACTTTTACTGTTCAGGTATATTTCAAAtgtgacaatatttaaaaaaaaagtataaacctATTATACAGATAAGTACTAAAAAttactttctttttattttgtaagacACAGACAAGCAATTTGGCCACGTCCCTACCCCAAGAATATCACCCACATATATTGGCACTTCAGGAAGTACATATAAGTAGCCCCGGATTTATGCCTAAGCCTACAAATTATCTAGAGGCCCGACCAGTGGAGCTTTTCAGTTCCAAGCCCTTCAACTGAGTAAAATTGCTTACCTGCAGATATTCAATAACTTTATCATATTGCAGCACAGTGAGGCTACTTCCATCTGCCAATTGTCCGAGCAGAGCGTACACCGCTTCTCTTCCCGAAGGTCCACCTCGTTGTACTTCTTGAAAGTTCCGTGATAGCAGTTGCAGCGCGTCTTCAAGTGGCATATTGCGATGTTCTACGaataaaaaacccaataaaatatataataatgacaatatttatagataatgcACACAGCAGTAAAAATCCATAAAAAGCAACAAAAATTATAAGCATTACTTGATATGCACTTACCTTGTGGCAAGCCATGAAGGATTGTTAGTGTCAAAGATCTATGTTCCAAGTTCAAGGGCATTACCAATATAGCATAAAGACAGCCTCGCGATGCAATGTTCCCCAGTACTTTTCCGATGGGGACATCTTCCATTGGAAAAAGTAGATCTACAACTATACCTAATCGTTTTAGACGCCCTTCAATATACTCTGCATATTCCCTGTAATAAtgatgattaaatttttaaaaaagtatttgattATGGGACTTccaagtttgtttttttattgcaaattaaattagaattataGAACTGATAAAAattgatacataataatttttcgaCTTTAAATATAAGGTTTCTTTATTAGTCATCATAATAATTCCCTTACGTTAGAGCTTTTGAGACTACTATAATTTCACAGTCATTCCTCTCTGGTACTGGTAATGCCCTTGGATACTCTGGCTGAGGGTATCTATCATAATTTCTCTCAGGCCATTCACTACCTGTAACTTACAAAAAGTCAATCAAATACTTAACAAAAACTTCCActtgacaaataaaaatcaacagTTTGAGTTTTTAAACTCAAAACTGTTAGAACCAGTgatagttttaagttttttaattattatcaataagtaacataaacaaattttaatttataacaaaaatttcaagttattttttataaaaattgattagGTTTAATTCattgtttcatatataaaaatgaaattatgttttCCATGGGCAATATTCTTTACCAATGAGTTTAACaatatgtgtataaaatatattgattgtaGGCATATGTGATAGGAATTATTAGTTTTAGAATTAATTAGTTaagaacaatttattaatacattgaagccttaaatataaatttaaaaaatatagttaaataggTAAACCTCTACCAGGTGATCGTTCTCTAAAGTTCGATGGAACGCCGCGTCCGCGCGGAACACCGCGTCCACGAGCTCTACCTCGTGGACCTCCACGAGATGACCCTTCTCGCTCATTCCAATTCTGTTTATTGTAACCTTCTTCAAATTCTTCTTCTCTATaatctgaaaaataataaatatattattattgttattagaggtttatttatacaaattttacaatttcaaatGATTGTTAGTTTGACTTAGCGGCTAGAATAAATGTTGTAGCTAtagtaaatgttaattaatgatTTCAGATTGAAGCATGGGTAGCTTGGTTATCATGTGATTAAATCGTGTTTGTAATGCTTGATGGttaaggaaaactgcatgtgtcccATGAAATTTtttcacatgtatattccaatTTGCTACAATACAATGCAAATTGGAGGAGCATAGGGGGATGAGCTTTCAACTTTGCCAAGGAGAGAGGCCTTTGcctagcaatgggacatttacaggctgtagctttacttttttgtttacatcagtaacttttaaaattagaGTACTAGTCCTGtgatatgattaatatttcagaaAGCTTTAACAGGATATAGTCCCTGATAGGTATGTCCCTGATAGGTAGTAATAAGTAGCCATAGTACTTcacaaaattcaattttatagttctaattttctttaaatatgaaagatgttttaatatttttatattttcttttctatatgCATAAATATTGCAATTACAAAATTCAATAGATAAACATTAGAATATTTTACAGCATACTTAACACTCAAACACTGtctgttataatttttagtcACTccaaatatagtaatattttgtacaaaaacatCTTAAGGAAAAATCCATTTATTGATAATTggattatattttaagcaatacaactattaattagtattttttataacagacATCACttgttatcattaaaaatatcattaataatattgctcattattaaacaaaacaaagattagaaaaaactttcaaaaaatTGTAGTAATTGGTGTTTAGATATTAAATGATTCTTACTTTCACCAGCATAGTTTCCATAGTTGTCATAAGAATCTTCAGTGTTATCATCCCCAACTTTAGGCATATTTTCAGTTAATGGAAGTGGCGAAAGTTTATCTGATTGCATTGGCACCAGATCAGATTCCCTCCTATATGAACAAAaacagaaaaatttaaatatacacataaatattaactacattaatatgata
It encodes:
- the LOC126774180 gene encoding cell division cycle protein 27 homolog; the encoded protein is MIVQEPIQVIVWDCLNNYEYDNAIFLAERLHAEVASEETAFLLGTCYYRAGRVNETQHLLQNIPLTLPQARFLLAKCSVELKSYKDAEIALGTNLDIVASEFGEQAPYALQLLAKIYNITERRSKAAEALRKALSLNPFMWKSFALLCNMGEKVDPHIVFQINNTEFTFGVSTLVNLVSNSENISFVNSNIPNNTNMNANVTPSNVATRTPMSMSTSITPEIQAPVKRMHSVFSGMAPIPFSPSFGMLPMEESPVLYTPTLTDSNEQKALPKIVNSLRAHVGQLKDAVFSPGPRCTLGPAPRRSSRLFSNNNSSYSVKENNKSPSRKFVAPKSPSRKNKQRTAKNIKTNSDTNERNKSIEVTSTIPPKNTNGVALLHLLKELGEAYKSLSFLDCKNAIKLFQEIPPKQQASPWVQTMIARAHYELAQYEAGAKIFSEIRKQYPNRSEGMDIYSTCLWHLQREAQLSALAQELVELNRNDSISWLAAGNCFSLHKERETALKFFKRAVQIDPDAAYAHALLGHEYAVAEETDKALSSFRTAVSIDPRNYVAWFGIATVYARQERWKASEVHIRRALAIHPHSGVLRCQLGLAQAALGKMDRAIATLERAVSLDTENPLCRFHRASVLLRAGRPQDALADLHHLKDIAPRESLVYYLLGKVHNKLGNSHLALMHFSWATDLDPKGTGGHIKEGFDPSKQEDAPERPS
- the LOC126774208 gene encoding nuclear receptor coactivator 5 isoform X1, whose translation is MTDKLTLDKHAMKDKSTAHLRIYVGGLTDDANVDELYNHFIEYGPIDGIIINRIFGFVQFQQESSAIEAINKANFSIFQGRKISVRAAQRNGPKRESDLVPMQSDKLSPLPLTENMPKVGDDNTEDSYDNYGNYAGENYREEEFEEGYNKQNWNEREGSSRGGPRGRARGRGVPRGRGVPSNFRERSPGRGSEWPERNYDRYPQPEYPRALPVPERNDCEIIVVSKALTEYAEYIEGRLKRLGIVVDLLFPMEDVPIGKVLGNIASRGCLYAILVMPLNLEHRSLTLTILHGLPQEHRNMPLEDALQLLSRNFQEVQRGGPSGREAVYALLGQLADGSSLTVLQYDKVIEYLQERREQQVKIELGEPLTTTTTNSKTQVDLQQRILSILNDKKSLSKSESPPVASPPVSKQESQNKLLNDPTVRKALDSILQKFV
- the LOC126774208 gene encoding nuclear receptor coactivator 5 isoform X2; protein product: MTDKLTLDKHAMKDKSTAHLRIYVGGLTDDANVDELYNHFIEYGPIDGIIINRIFGFVQFQQESSAIEAINKANFSIFQGRKISVRAAQRNGPKRESDLVPMQSDKLSPLPLTENMPKVGDDNTEDSYDNYGNYAGENYREEEFEEGYNKQNWNEREGSSRGGPRGRARGRGVPRGRGVPSNFRERSPGSEWPERNYDRYPQPEYPRALPVPERNDCEIIVVSKALTEYAEYIEGRLKRLGIVVDLLFPMEDVPIGKVLGNIASRGCLYAILVMPLNLEHRSLTLTILHGLPQEHRNMPLEDALQLLSRNFQEVQRGGPSGREAVYALLGQLADGSSLTVLQYDKVIEYLQERREQQVKIELGEPLTTTTTNSKTQVDLQQRILSILNDKKSLSKSESPPVASPPVSKQESQNKLLNDPTVRKALDSILQKFV